One Tissierellales bacterium genomic region harbors:
- a CDS encoding sensor histidine kinase produces MLVMIFKSLFNRVGIIMLLAFFMSKIGLFRRLVSKKNITIKDKILLSIIFGVYGIIGTYTGIPIKGALANARVIGVFVGGLLGGPFVGILSGIIAGGHRYLIDIGGFTAFACALSTFVEGTMSGFLAKRMEKYDNKLFFALITGMIAEVLQMIIILIFAKPFSDALSLVKVIGVPMTIANGIGIAVFIAITDSIIKDLESAAAHQAQLALKIANKTLKYFRKGLNEDTAYETAMIIKNMTDVKAVAFTDRDKILAHVGIGEGHHLVGSPIKTSLTKEAIKMGDHLIANSKEGIGCENSSCSLKSAIIVPLKEEDKIIGTLKLYKTEENSITKVETELALGLAQLFSTQIELSKIDYQAELLAKSELKALQAQINPHFLFNAINTIVSLIRTQPDNARNLLVHLGNYFRNNLQQGNGDVELHREIENINSYLEIEKARFGDKLKIIYDIPKDIDCTLPPLLLQPIVENSIKHGVLEKIEGGTVEIIAKDNRRYTELIVKDNGVGMSSEQVDNSLKGKNNSDSIGLINVNKRLKSKYGKEYGLIIDSELGKGTKVTMVIPKRERSEAV; encoded by the coding sequence ATGTTAGTAATGATATTTAAAAGTTTATTTAACCGAGTAGGAATAATAATGTTATTGGCTTTTTTCATGTCTAAAATAGGATTATTTCGACGATTAGTTTCAAAAAAGAATATAACTATTAAGGATAAAATACTACTTTCCATTATATTTGGAGTCTATGGTATTATTGGAACTTATACTGGAATCCCTATAAAAGGGGCTCTTGCTAATGCTAGGGTAATTGGAGTTTTTGTAGGTGGTCTTTTAGGAGGACCCTTTGTAGGAATCCTTTCTGGTATAATTGCAGGAGGTCATAGATATTTAATTGATATAGGTGGATTTACCGCTTTTGCCTGTGCACTGTCCACATTTGTGGAAGGTACAATGTCAGGCTTTTTAGCTAAAAGAATGGAAAAGTATGATAATAAATTATTCTTCGCATTAATTACGGGAATGATAGCAGAAGTATTGCAAATGATAATTATATTAATATTTGCTAAACCTTTTTCAGATGCCCTGAGTTTAGTGAAAGTAATAGGGGTACCAATGACCATTGCCAATGGAATAGGAATAGCAGTTTTTATAGCCATAACTGACAGTATTATAAAAGATTTAGAATCGGCTGCAGCACACCAAGCTCAATTAGCACTAAAAATAGCAAACAAAACATTGAAATACTTTAGAAAAGGACTTAATGAAGATACAGCTTATGAAACAGCTATGATAATAAAAAATATGACAGATGTAAAGGCTGTTGCTTTTACTGATAGAGATAAAATATTAGCCCATGTAGGTATTGGGGAGGGTCATCATTTAGTAGGTAGTCCAATAAAAACAAGTTTAACTAAAGAAGCAATTAAAATGGGGGATCACTTAATAGCAAACTCTAAAGAAGGAATAGGTTGTGAAAATTCTAGCTGTAGCCTGAAATCTGCAATAATAGTACCATTAAAAGAAGAAGACAAGATAATAGGAACATTAAAATTATATAAAACAGAAGAAAATTCAATTACAAAAGTAGAAACAGAACTAGCCTTAGGACTAGCCCAATTATTTTCTACTCAAATTGAATTAAGTAAAATAGATTATCAGGCAGAATTATTAGCAAAATCTGAATTAAAAGCTTTGCAAGCTCAAATAAATCCACATTTTTTATTTAATGCAATTAACACTATAGTGTCTTTAATAAGGACTCAACCTGATAATGCTAGGAATTTACTTGTGCACTTAGGAAATTATTTTAGAAATAATCTTCAACAGGGTAATGGAGATGTTGAATTGCATAGAGAAATAGAGAATATAAATTCCTATTTAGAAATAGAAAAGGCAAGGTTTGGTGACAAATTAAAAATTATATATGATATTCCTAAAGATATAGATTGTACGTTGCCTCCATTATTATTACAACCAATTGTAGAAAATTCTATAAAACATGGAGTATTAGAAAAAATTGAAGGTGGTACCGTGGAAATTATAGCTAAGGATAATAGAAGATATACAGAATTAATAGTAAAAGATAATGGAGTAGGCATGTCTTCTGAACAAGTAGATAATTCATTAAAAGGTAAGAATAATTCAGATAGTATAGGTCTTATTAACGTTAATAAAAGGTTGAAGAGTAAATATGGTAAAGAATATGGATTAATAATAGATAGTGAATTAGGTAAGGGTACTAAAGTTACAATGGTAATTCCTAAAAGAGAAAGGAGTGAAGCTGTGTGA
- a CDS encoding SUF system NifU family Fe-S cluster assembly protein, which yields MNLEQIYTELIREHNKSPINKEEMKDATVSERGHNPSCGDDIILHLKIENNIILKASFTGVGCAISQASTSMMIELIEGKSLEEAEELLEVFLKMIRKEAEDEELEKLGDAIVLQNISNMPARVKCGTLPWHTLKIAIEK from the coding sequence ATGAACTTAGAACAAATATATACAGAATTAATAAGGGAACATAATAAAAGCCCTATAAATAAAGAAGAGATGAAAGATGCAACAGTATCAGAAAGAGGTCATAATCCTAGTTGTGGTGACGATATTATTTTACATCTTAAAATAGAAAATAATATTATATTAAAAGCTTCTTTTACAGGAGTAGGTTGTGCTATATCTCAAGCATCCACTTCTATGATGATTGAACTTATAGAAGGTAAAAGTTTAGAAGAAGCTGAAGAGCTATTAGAAGTATTTTTAAAAATGATTAGAAAAGAAGCTGAAGATGAGGAGCTAGAAAAATTAGGAGATGCAATAGTTTTACAAAATATTTCTAATATGCCTGCAAGAGTAAAATGTGGAACTTTACCCTGGCACACCCTTAAAATAGCAATAGAGAAATGA
- a CDS encoding SufD family Fe-S cluster assembly protein has product MFSNYREENRKRYRNISNPYWKRIRETINFPEEVPNYNKDIVREKNFKLNTNIDELYFKYIDFLELDENYALGEKFLRFSESYSNTGFFIDTQKDKLENKSKIDFIIDEKNPILISHNLIICRENSELDIFINYEDDGKTVGFHNGFTKIYVEKGAKLNIYKVQNYSKPINHFDSNTIYVEDDGKINIVDVQLGSKLKGTSYDVELKGDRSLIDIKAIYLGTEQDKMDFNYDIDYIGRESKGYVEVVGALTDEARKVFRSTENFVKGSKRSEGDAKEYATLLDKRVRSHAIPALFTTEDDVIGNHAASAGHIDGNKMFYLMSRGLDEETAKILVVESTFEPILGYLSNEQMKENILNFVKDRLGGK; this is encoded by the coding sequence AAGAATAAGGGAAACTATTAATTTCCCTGAAGAGGTTCCAAATTATAACAAAGATATTGTAAGAGAAAAGAATTTTAAATTGAATACAAATATAGATGAGTTATATTTCAAATATATAGACTTTTTGGAGTTAGATGAGAATTATGCATTAGGAGAAAAGTTTTTAAGATTTTCAGAAAGTTATTCAAATACAGGTTTTTTTATAGATACACAAAAAGATAAATTAGAAAATAAGTCTAAAATAGACTTTATTATAGATGAAAAAAACCCTATTTTAATATCCCATAATTTAATAATATGTAGAGAAAATAGTGAGTTAGATATATTTATTAACTACGAGGATGATGGAAAAACAGTAGGGTTTCATAACGGTTTTACAAAGATATATGTAGAAAAAGGTGCTAAATTAAATATATATAAGGTACAAAATTATTCAAAACCTATTAACCATTTTGATTCTAATACAATATATGTAGAAGATGACGGAAAGATAAATATTGTAGATGTTCAATTAGGTTCTAAACTTAAAGGAACCAGCTATGATGTAGAACTTAAGGGCGATAGAAGTCTGATAGATATAAAAGCTATATATTTAGGTACAGAACAAGATAAAATGGATTTTAATTATGATATTGATTATATAGGCAGAGAATCTAAAGGTTATGTAGAAGTAGTAGGGGCTCTTACTGATGAAGCAAGGAAAGTATTTAGAAGTACAGAAAACTTTGTAAAGGGCAGTAAAAGATCTGAAGGAGACGCTAAGGAATATGCAACTCTACTTGATAAGAGAGTAAGAAGTCATGCGATACCAGCCTTATTTACTACTGAAGATGATGTAATTGGAAACCATGCAGCTAGTGCTGGTCATATTGATGGGAATAAAATGTTCTATCTTATGAGTAGAGGATTAGATGAGGAAACAGCAAAAATACTTGTAGTAGAATCTACATTTGAGCCTATACTAGGTTATTTATCCAATGAACAAATGAAAGAAAATATATTGAATTTTGTAAAAGATAGGCTAGGAGGAAAATAG
- a CDS encoding SufS family cysteine desulfurase has translation MGKDYKKDFKVLQQNINGSTIAYLDNGATTQKPRQVVEAVKKYNQIYNGSPHRGAHYLSMKATEAYEETRKKVAKFIGAKDSREIVFTKNATEALNLIAYSYGLNNLKPGDEIVLAITNHHSNIVPWQHVAKRTGAKIIYLNCDKNGQLLEKDIEDKINKNTKIISLSYLTNAFGVVHPIESIIEEGKKYSAITIIDGAQSIPHMKVNVEKLGVDFLVFSGHKMLASMGVGVLYGKLERLKKMEPFLFGGDMIEYVDLYDTAYDETPYKFEAGTQNVEGVVSLSAAIDYIEDIGMDEIENIEEELLKYTLEKLEENKYIKIHGGINLGERKSIVSFNVKDVHPHDVATILDSKNIAIRAGHHCAQPFMKYMGLNSTSRASFYFYNTFEDIDRLAKALEEVRGYLL, from the coding sequence ATGGGTAAGGATTATAAAAAGGATTTTAAAGTATTACAACAAAATATAAATGGTAGCACTATAGCCTATCTAGATAATGGTGCTACTACTCAGAAGCCTAGACAAGTTGTAGAGGCTGTAAAAAAATACAACCAAATATATAATGGGAGTCCCCATAGGGGGGCTCACTATTTAAGTATGAAAGCTACTGAAGCATATGAAGAAACTAGAAAAAAGGTAGCCAAGTTTATAGGGGCCAAAGATTCAAGGGAAATAGTATTTACCAAAAATGCAACAGAAGCCTTGAATTTAATAGCTTACTCCTATGGGCTTAATAATTTAAAGCCAGGAGATGAAATAGTTTTAGCTATTACTAATCATCATAGCAATATAGTTCCATGGCAGCATGTAGCTAAAAGGACAGGAGCTAAGATAATTTATTTAAATTGTGATAAAAATGGGCAGTTATTAGAAAAGGATATAGAAGATAAAATCAATAAAAATACAAAAATAATAAGTTTATCCTATTTAACAAATGCCTTTGGAGTGGTTCACCCTATAGAATCTATCATAGAAGAAGGGAAGAAGTATTCAGCCATAACTATAATAGATGGAGCCCAATCCATACCTCATATGAAAGTAAATGTGGAAAAACTAGGGGTAGATTTTCTAGTATTTTCCGGTCATAAGATGCTGGCGTCAATGGGAGTAGGAGTATTATATGGGAAGTTAGAAAGGCTAAAAAAAATGGAACCTTTTCTTTTCGGTGGAGATATGATTGAATATGTAGATTTATATGATACAGCTTACGATGAAACACCTTATAAATTTGAAGCAGGGACTCAAAATGTAGAGGGAGTAGTCTCACTATCAGCAGCTATAGATTATATTGAAGACATAGGTATGGATGAAATTGAAAATATAGAAGAAGAATTATTAAAATATACTTTAGAAAAATTAGAAGAAAATAAATATATAAAAATTCATGGAGGTATAAATTTAGGGGAAAGAAAGAGTATAGTGTCTTTCAATGTGAAAGATGTCCACCCTCATGATGTAGCAACTATATTAGATAGTAAGAATATAGCTATAAGGGCAGGGCATCATTGTGCTCAACCTTTTATGAAATATATGGGGCTTAATTCAACTTCTAGGGCTAGTTTTTATTTTTATAATACTTTTGAAGATATAGATAGATTGGCAAAAGCCCTTGAGGAAGTTAGGGGGTATCTATTATGA
- a CDS encoding ECF transporter S component codes for MELKKKDLITSAIFLALAIIFTLGIHFTKFNGAIFSPMHLPVLLCGFILGPGYGFIIGILSPIINSLLKVIPTFPVAWSIVVEVGLYGLMSGLLYKKSGMKIIPALIGSMIIGKLGGALILSKALGKSIKIITFLAIPGIIIQLVLVPLIIKIYEKKTRTIIALE; via the coding sequence ATGGAATTAAAAAAGAAAGATTTAATTACATCTGCAATATTTTTAGCATTAGCTATAATATTTACTCTAGGAATTCATTTTACAAAATTTAATGGAGCAATTTTTTCTCCAATGCATCTACCAGTCCTTTTATGTGGATTTATATTAGGCCCTGGTTATGGATTCATTATAGGGATTCTGTCTCCCATAATTAATAGTTTACTTAAGGTTATACCAACTTTCCCAGTAGCTTGGTCAATAGTTGTAGAAGTAGGATTATATGGCCTTATGAGTGGCTTATTATATAAAAAGTCTGGAATGAAAATTATACCTGCCTTAATCGGCAGTATGATAATAGGAAAATTAGGCGGTGCCTTAATTTTATCGAAAGCATTAGGTAAAAGTATAAAAATTATTACATTCTTAGCTATTCCCGGTATAATTATTCAACTTGTACTAGTTCCATTGATCATAAAAATTTATGAGAAAAAAACTAGAACTATAATAGCCCTAGAGTGA